From the Pectobacterium carotovorum genome, one window contains:
- the apbC gene encoding iron-sulfur cluster carrier protein ApbC codes for MNATVPEQRPEALRAMVTGVLSTFQHPTLKNNLTTLNALRHCALLDNVLHIELTMPFVWLSGLAVLKETVSDELLRLSGAKAVEWRLTHDIATLRRVNDQAGVKGVKNIIAVSSGKGGVGKSSTAVNMALALAAEGANVGILDADIYGPSIPTMLGSASERPTSPDGQHMAPIIAHGLATNSIGYLVTDDNAMVWRGPMASKALLQLLQDTLWPDLDYLVLDMPPGTGDIQLTLAQNIPVTGAVVVTTPQDIALMDAMKGIAMFEKVSVPVLGIVENMSVHICSNCGHLEPIFGTGGAQKLAEKYHCSLLGQLPLHISLREDLDRGEPTVVSQPDSEFTSLYRELAGQVAAQLYWQGDTIPGEISFRAL; via the coding sequence ATGAACGCGACAGTCCCCGAACAACGCCCAGAAGCACTACGTGCGATGGTCACCGGGGTTTTATCTACTTTTCAGCACCCGACACTGAAAAATAACCTGACGACACTCAATGCGCTGCGCCATTGTGCGCTGCTGGATAACGTGCTGCATATCGAACTGACGATGCCGTTTGTCTGGCTGAGCGGTTTGGCAGTATTAAAAGAAACGGTGAGCGATGAGTTATTACGTTTATCAGGCGCAAAGGCGGTCGAATGGCGCTTAACGCATGATATCGCTACGCTGCGTCGTGTTAACGATCAGGCCGGCGTGAAGGGTGTTAAAAACATCATTGCCGTCAGTTCCGGGAAAGGCGGGGTCGGCAAATCGAGCACGGCGGTCAACATGGCGCTGGCGCTGGCGGCTGAAGGCGCGAATGTGGGCATTCTGGATGCCGATATCTACGGCCCTTCTATTCCCACTATGCTGGGGTCGGCCAGTGAGCGGCCAACCTCGCCGGACGGTCAACACATGGCGCCGATTATCGCGCACGGTCTGGCAACCAACTCGATTGGTTATCTGGTCACGGACGATAACGCGATGGTGTGGCGTGGGCCAATGGCCAGCAAGGCGCTATTGCAACTATTGCAGGATACGCTTTGGCCGGATCTGGATTATCTGGTGTTAGATATGCCGCCGGGTACGGGCGATATTCAACTGACGCTGGCGCAGAATATTCCTGTCACCGGTGCCGTCGTCGTGACGACCCCGCAGGATATCGCGCTGATGGATGCCATGAAGGGCATCGCGATGTTTGAAAAAGTCAGCGTGCCAGTACTGGGCATTGTTGAGAATATGAGTGTACATATCTGTAGCAACTGTGGGCATCTGGAGCCGATCTTCGGTACGGGCGGCGCGCAGAAGCTGGCGGAGAAATACCACTGTTCCCTGTTAGGCCAGCTTCCGCTGCACATCTCCCTGCGTGAAGATCTTGACCGCGGTGAGCCGACGGTCGTCAGCCAGCCGGACAGTGAATTCACTTCTCTGTACCGTGAACTGGCGGGGCAGGTTGCCGCTCAGCTTTATTGGCAGGGTGACACGATTCCCGGCGAAATTTCTTTCCGCGCGCTGTAG
- the udk gene encoding uridine kinase — protein MTDQSHQCVIIGISGASASGKSLISSTLYRELRDQVGDQHIGVISEDSYYKDQSHLTMEERVKTNYDHPSSMDHSLLLKHLQMLKAGQAIEVPQYSYVEHTRKQETVHIELKKVIILEGILLLTDARLRDEMNFSIFVDTPLDICLLRRMRRDVNERGRSMDSVMEQYQKTVRPMFLQFIEPSKQYADIIVPRGGKNRIAIDILKAKISQFFE, from the coding sequence ATGACTGATCAGTCTCACCAGTGTGTCATCATCGGGATCTCAGGAGCATCCGCTTCAGGTAAAAGTCTTATTTCCAGCACCTTGTATCGGGAATTACGCGATCAGGTCGGCGATCAGCATATCGGGGTGATATCTGAAGACAGCTATTATAAAGATCAAAGCCACCTGACGATGGAAGAGCGGGTAAAAACCAACTATGACCACCCAAGTTCGATGGATCACAGCCTGTTGCTGAAACATTTGCAGATGCTAAAAGCGGGTCAGGCGATTGAAGTTCCGCAGTACAGCTATGTTGAGCACACTCGCAAGCAGGAAACGGTGCATATCGAGCTGAAAAAGGTCATTATCCTGGAGGGTATCCTGTTGCTGACGGATGCACGCCTGCGCGATGAGATGAATTTCTCTATTTTTGTCGATACGCCGCTGGATATTTGCCTGTTGCGTCGTATGCGCCGCGACGTGAATGAGCGAGGTCGTTCAATGGATTCCGTGATGGAACAGTATCAGAAAACCGTGCGTCCGATGTTCCTGCAATTCATTGAGCCATCCAAGCAGTACGCCGATATTATCGTGCCGCGCGGTGGTAAAAACCGTATTGCGATTGATATTTTGAAAGCCAAGATAAGCCAGTTCTTTGAATAA
- the dcd gene encoding dCTP deaminase: MRLCDRDIEAWLDDGRLVITPRPPTERISGATVDVRLGNQFRVFRGHTAPFIDLSGPKDEVSAALDRVMSDEINLPEGEAFFLHPGELALAVTFESVTLPDDLVGWLDGRSSLARLGLMVHVTAHRIDPGWQGRIVLEFYNSGKLPLALRPGMMIGALSFEPLSGPAARPYNRRQDAKYKDQQGAVASRIDKD, translated from the coding sequence ATGAGACTGTGTGACCGTGACATTGAAGCCTGGCTGGATGATGGCCGACTGGTGATTACGCCCCGTCCGCCAACCGAGAGGATCTCTGGCGCGACCGTTGATGTTCGCCTGGGAAATCAGTTTCGTGTCTTCCGCGGACACACCGCGCCTTTCATTGATTTAAGCGGACCGAAGGATGAGGTCAGTGCGGCGCTGGATCGCGTCATGAGTGATGAAATCAATTTACCAGAAGGTGAGGCGTTCTTCCTGCATCCGGGAGAGTTAGCGCTGGCGGTGACGTTTGAGTCAGTTACGCTGCCTGATGATTTGGTCGGCTGGCTGGATGGTCGTTCTTCGCTGGCACGCCTGGGATTGATGGTTCACGTCACCGCGCACCGCATTGATCCAGGTTGGCAAGGAAGAATTGTGTTGGAGTTCTATAATTCAGGTAAGTTGCCGCTGGCATTACGCCCCGGCATGATGATTGGCGCTCTGAGTTTTGAACCGCTTTCAGGGCCGGCGGCTCGTCCATACAACCGTCGTCAGGATGCCAAATATAAAGACCAACAGGGTGCGGTAGCGAGCCGGATCGATAAAGACTGA
- the asmA gene encoding outer membrane assembly protein AsmA produces the protein MRRFLTTLAILLVVLVAGMTALVVLVNPNDFRAYMVKQVEERSGYRLQLDGDLRWHVWPQLSILSGGMSLSAPGSSVPIVSAENMRLDVQLWPLLSHKLAVKQVMLKGAIIRLTPESEAKQANNAPIAPAGSQAPSEERRWRLDIDKIKVADSLLVLQRSNNEQINVRDINLAMEQSSDRQVNIELSSRINRDQRDIAFSLAADVDLLHFPQQINANITKLDYQLQGAGIPASGISGTGSVQASYQQQPEKITFSQLSLNTNNSQLSGAGSVTLGDIPHYDLDLLSEKLDLDSLLGIEVAKANNVSKAPVKSSAPVISNESGLTKPEDSLQAFTARLSLQAATMIYRGLDVRQFTLRAENQPGLLDITTLSGELGSGHFSLPAKVVTKPSTNITLRPELKDVELSQLMSAFAQPAETVSGKFSMAGQFSGNSFTLPALLQQWQGTATLQANGVRLQGLNIQQMVQMAVARSNGNVRGQERYERYTELQQLTGKAQLNAGKLRLTDLNGRSELLSLNGVGQFDLPAQTCDVNLNVSITQGWQGDEQLVSVLRNTAIPLRVYGEWDKLNYQLQVDQLLRKRLQDELKKRLNDWASQNQQSQKGKDLKQLLDRL, from the coding sequence ATGAGAAGATTTCTGACGACGCTGGCAATTCTGCTTGTTGTGCTGGTAGCAGGAATGACGGCTTTGGTCGTACTGGTTAATCCCAATGACTTCCGCGCCTACATGGTGAAGCAGGTTGAGGAACGTAGCGGCTATCGCCTCCAACTGGACGGCGATCTGCGCTGGCATGTTTGGCCGCAGCTGAGCATATTATCCGGCGGGATGTCGTTAAGCGCGCCAGGTTCCAGCGTACCTATTGTCAGCGCGGAGAACATGCGCCTTGATGTGCAACTGTGGCCGCTGTTGTCGCATAAGCTCGCGGTCAAGCAAGTGATGCTGAAAGGGGCGATTATTCGCCTGACGCCGGAAAGCGAAGCCAAACAGGCCAATAATGCCCCAATTGCTCCGGCGGGTTCGCAAGCCCCATCTGAAGAACGACGCTGGCGGCTGGATATCGATAAGATAAAAGTCGCCGATAGCCTGTTGGTTCTGCAACGCAGCAACAACGAACAAATTAATGTTCGTGATATTAATCTTGCTATGGAGCAGAGCAGTGATCGGCAGGTCAACATCGAATTATCAAGCCGCATCAATCGCGATCAGCGCGATATTGCTTTCTCTCTTGCCGCAGATGTCGATTTGCTGCATTTCCCTCAACAGATCAATGCCAATATCACCAAGCTGGACTACCAGCTTCAGGGCGCGGGCATTCCGGCAAGCGGTATCAGTGGAACGGGAAGCGTTCAGGCAAGTTATCAACAGCAGCCTGAAAAAATCACCTTTAGCCAGCTTTCACTTAATACCAATAATAGTCAGTTGTCGGGGGCGGGCAGCGTGACGCTGGGAGATATCCCACATTACGATTTGGATTTGTTGTCTGAGAAGCTGGATTTGGATTCCCTGCTGGGAATCGAGGTAGCAAAGGCCAACAACGTCTCCAAGGCACCCGTTAAATCATCAGCCCCCGTCATTTCCAATGAAAGTGGGTTAACCAAGCCAGAAGATAGCTTACAGGCATTCACGGCGCGTCTGTCGCTACAGGCTGCGACGATGATCTACCGTGGGCTTGATGTCCGCCAGTTTACGCTACGGGCAGAGAATCAGCCGGGACTGCTGGATATTACAACGTTGAGCGGCGAACTGGGCAGTGGGCATTTCTCATTACCCGCTAAAGTCGTGACGAAGCCATCAACTAACATCACGTTACGCCCAGAACTCAAGGATGTTGAACTGTCTCAACTGATGTCCGCGTTTGCGCAGCCCGCTGAGACAGTCAGCGGAAAATTCTCGATGGCAGGACAGTTCAGCGGCAACAGCTTTACGCTACCTGCGTTGCTCCAACAGTGGCAGGGAACGGCAACGCTGCAGGCCAATGGTGTCCGCCTACAGGGTTTGAATATTCAGCAAATGGTGCAGATGGCTGTCGCACGTAGTAATGGTAATGTGCGAGGGCAAGAGCGCTACGAGCGTTACACTGAGCTACAACAGCTGACGGGAAAAGCCCAGTTGAACGCGGGTAAGTTACGCCTTACCGATCTCAATGGCCGTTCAGAACTGTTGTCACTAAACGGTGTTGGGCAATTCGATTTGCCTGCTCAGACCTGTGATGTCAATTTGAATGTCTCTATCACTCAAGGATGGCAGGGCGATGAGCAGTTGGTCAGCGTGCTGAGAAACACGGCGATCCCGTTACGCGTCTATGGCGAGTGGGATAAATTAAATTATCAGCTACAGGTAGATCAACTGCTGCGTAAACGCCTACAGGACGAGCTGAAGAAGCGCCTGAATGACTGGGCCAGCCAAAATCAGCAAAGCCAAAAGGGTAAAGACCTGAAGCAACTCCTCGATCGTCTTTAA